A window of Ignavibacterium sp. contains these coding sequences:
- a CDS encoding response regulator, with product MAKIAIIDDDPDILDASSLVLQSKGYEVITATNPDDGYKIIKEQNPDLIILDVMMNEPDDGFFLAQKLRREKLETPIIMYTSVSKTLGLEFAAGEMIPVDDFVEKPISPETLIDKVEKLLAIQSKE from the coding sequence ATGGCTAAAATAGCTATCATAGATGATGATCCTGATATCCTTGATGCAAGCAGTCTTGTTCTGCAATCAAAAGGATATGAAGTAATCACAGCCACAAATCCTGATGATGGTTACAAAATAATCAAAGAGCAAAATCCCGATCTCATCATTCTTGATGTAATGATGAACGAACCTGATGATGGTTTTTTCCTTGCTCAAAAATTAAGGAGAGAAAAATTAGAAACTCCGATTATAATGTACACATCCGTTTCAAAAACTTTGGGATTGGAATTTGCTGCCGGTGAAATGATTCCTGTTGATGATTTTGTTGAGAAACCTATCTCTCCTGAGACTTTAATTGACAAAGTTGAAAAACTATTAGCAATTCAATCAAAGGAGTAG
- a CDS encoding NAD(P)H-dependent oxidoreductase subunit E encodes MLVVEKNALSEEIESYVEKYGNDRSALLMILHEIQKKHRHISEFAQQEVARLLNIHPVEVYSVISFFAFLNTNPKGRNLVRICQTISCDMKGKKQVVEAIERELGIKIGETTKDNKFTVEYANCLGLCDMGPAMAINDQVFVNLTPEKAVELLAKVK; translated from the coding sequence ATGTTAGTTGTAGAAAAAAACGCTCTCTCCGAAGAGATAGAGAGCTATGTAGAAAAATATGGGAATGATCGTTCGGCACTTCTGATGATTCTTCATGAAATTCAGAAGAAACACAGACACATTTCTGAATTTGCTCAGCAGGAAGTTGCACGATTACTTAATATTCATCCTGTAGAAGTTTACAGCGTTATATCTTTCTTTGCTTTCCTTAACACAAATCCAAAAGGCAGAAATCTTGTAAGAATTTGTCAGACAATTTCCTGTGATATGAAAGGAAAGAAACAGGTTGTTGAAGCAATCGAAAGAGAACTTGGAATTAAAATCGGCGAAACAACCAAAGACAATAAATTCACTGTTGAATATGCTAACTGTCTTGGACTGTGTGATATGGGACCTGCGATGGCAATTAACGATCAGGTTTTTGTTAATCTGACTCCGGAAAAAGCAGTTGAACTTTTGGCAAAGGTAAAGTGA
- a CDS encoding NADH-ubiquinone oxidoreductase-F iron-sulfur binding region domain-containing protein gives MQNHLEVKLGEKKDRKGPVIFSEYKRGDAIRKALSMSREDILFELKDSKLKGRGGAGFPTSTKWMLTAAAKAEKKFIICNADEGEPGTFKDRVLLMEYPELVFDGMVVGGYTIGAQLGIVYLRGEYEYLLKPLEDYLEGMRKDNLLGKNILRKEGFDFDIEIVLGSGAYVCGEETALIESLEGHRGEPRNRPPYPINTGFLGRPTSVNNVETLAAVSHIVVKGGKWFAKYGTDKSSGSKLFSVSGDCERPGVYELPWGTKVSELLELVGAKNAKAVQIGGASGHCIPKSQFDRTLAYEDIPTGGSVMIFNESRDMLKVLKNFMEFFVDESCGQCTPCRIGNVKLLEGVEMIEKGNYTFAHINKLKDLGRTMQLASKCGLGQSSPNPFISILENFKDEIFNRGNGGRNGR, from the coding sequence ATGCAGAATCATTTAGAAGTAAAACTTGGTGAGAAAAAAGACCGCAAAGGTCCGGTAATTTTCTCAGAGTATAAAAGAGGCGACGCAATAAGAAAAGCTTTATCAATGTCCCGCGAAGATATTTTGTTTGAATTGAAAGATTCAAAATTAAAAGGAAGAGGCGGAGCGGGATTTCCCACATCAACAAAATGGATGTTAACTGCAGCAGCAAAAGCTGAAAAGAAATTTATCATTTGTAATGCAGATGAAGGCGAACCCGGAACATTCAAAGACAGAGTTTTATTGATGGAATATCCTGAGCTTGTTTTTGATGGAATGGTTGTAGGCGGTTATACAATCGGAGCTCAGCTTGGTATCGTTTATCTACGTGGTGAGTATGAATATCTATTGAAACCGCTTGAAGATTATCTCGAAGGAATGAGAAAAGATAATCTTCTCGGAAAAAATATTCTTCGTAAAGAAGGATTTGATTTTGATATTGAAATTGTTCTAGGTTCAGGTGCTTATGTATGCGGTGAAGAAACAGCATTGATTGAATCACTTGAAGGTCATCGCGGCGAACCAAGAAATCGTCCACCTTATCCTATTAATACCGGATTTCTCGGAAGACCAACTTCTGTTAATAATGTTGAAACACTTGCGGCAGTTTCACACATTGTAGTTAAAGGCGGAAAGTGGTTCGCAAAATACGGAACTGATAAATCATCAGGTTCAAAATTATTTTCTGTCTCGGGCGATTGTGAACGACCTGGTGTTTATGAACTTCCGTGGGGAACAAAAGTATCTGAGTTACTTGAATTGGTTGGAGCTAAAAATGCAAAAGCTGTTCAGATTGGCGGAGCTTCCGGTCATTGCATACCCAAATCCCAATTCGACAGAACACTTGCTTATGAAGATATTCCAACAGGTGGCTCTGTGATGATTTTTAACGAAAGCAGAGATATGCTGAAAGTTCTCAAAAACTTTATGGAATTTTTTGTTGATGAATCATGCGGTCAATGCACGCCTTGCAGAATCGGAAATGTTAAGCTGCTTGAAGGAGTTGAAATGATTGAAAAGGGTAACTACACTTTTGCTCACATTAACAAACTGAAAGATCTCGGAAGAACGATGCAGCTTGCTTCAAAATGTGGATTGGGTCAGTCAAGCCCGAATCCATTCATTTCAATTTTAGAAAACTTTAAAGATGAAATTTTCAATCGCGGTAACGGAGGTAGAAATGGAAGATAA
- a CDS encoding NADH-dependent [FeFe] hydrogenase, group A6, whose amino-acid sequence MEDKKSLRAPVSQKPHVIPKPEHPEYLGGSITVEINEKKITVPFGTTILEACKQAQIHIPTLCHHEDLCVAGVCRVCVVEVEGMRTLQASCAFPITAPIKIKTTTNAVRKARKHIIDLLISEHYGECYSCFRNNNCELQSLAKEYGVDHYNFGHVTQPRFEVDNSSYSVVRDMDKCVLCKRCVRTCIDLQEVGVLEAIDRGHRTHIGTFLEKPLAEVICINCGQCINRCPTGALRANDPRDEIWAAIDDPTKHVVIQTAPSPRAAIGEEFGQGPGKSFTGELNTALRRIGFDKVFDTNFTADLTIIEEGTELILRLYKALVKKEKVALPQFTSCSPGWVKYLEHFYPEYIDNLSSAKSPQQMFGALIKTFYAEKTGIDPANIVSVALMPCSAKKFECNRPEMNSSGYKDVDYGLTTRELAQMIKEAGIFLPEMPQSHFDDPFGEASGAGLIFGATGGVMEAALRSVIEFVTGKRVEDVYANADITPVRGFEGIRYAEIPITEVGPVPKLLQHLVPDWNWLKGATLKIAVCHGTANAKKVMEDIKAGGKFSECHFIEFMACPGGCLGGGGQPIPTNEEIRKKRAEAIYNEDKSLPVRKSHENRHITELYDLFLTDGPCGHKSHKLLHTHYVKRGKYIA is encoded by the coding sequence ATGGAAGATAAAAAATCATTACGCGCACCTGTTAGTCAGAAACCGCATGTAATTCCAAAGCCGGAACATCCTGAGTATTTAGGTGGAAGCATTACTGTTGAAATTAATGAAAAGAAAATAACTGTTCCTTTCGGTACAACAATACTTGAGGCTTGTAAACAGGCACAGATTCATATTCCAACGCTCTGTCATCACGAAGATTTATGTGTCGCAGGTGTTTGTCGTGTTTGTGTTGTTGAAGTTGAAGGAATGAGAACGCTTCAGGCTTCGTGTGCATTTCCGATAACTGCACCGATAAAAATTAAAACAACAACAAACGCAGTTCGCAAAGCAAGAAAGCATATCATTGATTTATTAATCAGTGAACATTATGGCGAATGTTATTCATGCTTCAGAAATAATAATTGTGAGCTACAATCACTTGCAAAAGAGTACGGTGTTGATCATTATAACTTTGGTCATGTTACTCAACCAAGATTTGAAGTTGATAATTCATCATACTCTGTTGTCAGAGATATGGATAAATGTGTGCTCTGTAAAAGATGCGTAAGAACATGTATTGATCTTCAGGAAGTTGGTGTACTGGAAGCAATAGATCGAGGACACAGAACTCACATAGGAACATTTTTGGAAAAACCTCTTGCTGAAGTAATCTGTATAAATTGTGGTCAGTGTATCAATCGTTGTCCCACAGGTGCATTGCGGGCAAACGATCCGAGAGATGAAATTTGGGCTGCAATTGATGACCCGACAAAACATGTAGTTATCCAAACAGCTCCGTCTCCTCGTGCAGCAATCGGTGAAGAGTTTGGACAAGGTCCCGGTAAATCATTTACAGGTGAGTTAAATACTGCTTTGCGAAGAATCGGATTTGACAAAGTATTTGATACAAACTTCACCGCTGATTTAACAATTATTGAAGAAGGCACAGAACTTATTCTTCGTCTGTACAAAGCTCTTGTGAAAAAAGAAAAAGTTGCTCTTCCTCAGTTTACATCCTGTTCACCAGGTTGGGTAAAATATCTTGAACATTTTTATCCGGAATACATTGATAATCTGAGCTCTGCGAAGTCTCCACAGCAAATGTTCGGTGCATTGATAAAGACTTTCTATGCAGAGAAAACCGGAATTGATCCTGCTAATATTGTGTCAGTTGCACTAATGCCTTGCTCTGCAAAGAAATTTGAATGCAACAGACCTGAGATGAATTCAAGTGGATACAAAGATGTTGATTATGGTTTAACAACAAGAGAACTTGCACAGATGATAAAAGAAGCAGGAATCTTTTTGCCGGAAATGCCTCAATCACATTTTGATGATCCTTTTGGTGAAGCTTCAGGTGCAGGATTAATTTTTGGTGCAACGGGCGGAGTGATGGAAGCTGCCCTAAGGTCTGTGATAGAATTTGTAACAGGGAAAAGAGTTGAAGATGTTTATGCAAATGCAGACATTACTCCTGTGCGCGGATTTGAAGGAATTCGTTATGCCGAAATTCCAATTACTGAAGTTGGTCCGGTCCCAAAACTTTTGCAGCACTTAGTCCCTGACTGGAATTGGCTTAAAGGTGCAACACTTAAAATTGCAGTGTGTCACGGAACAGCAAATGCAAAGAAAGTAATGGAAGATATTAAAGCTGGTGGTAAGTTCAGCGAATGTCATTTCATAGAATTTATGGCTTGTCCCGGTGGTTGCTTGGGAGGTGGTGGACAACCAATTCCGACTAATGAAGAAATAAGAAAGAAGAGAGCCGAAGCAATTTATAATGAAGATAAATCATTGCCTGTAAGAAAGTCTCACGAAAACAGACATATAACAGAGTTATATGATTTATTCTTAACTGATGGACCTTGCGGACATAAATCTCATAAACTGCTTCATACTCATTATGTAAAAAGAGGTAAGTATATAGCGTAG
- a CDS encoding type II toxin-antitoxin system Phd/YefM family antitoxin has product MKNINISNDIIPVGEFKSKLAFFLKEIQNKGNTLVITQNGRPAGVLLSPAEFDELRKTKEFIESVARGLSDAEKGDVISSTELKALIRK; this is encoded by the coding sequence ATGAAAAACATAAATATATCTAATGATATAATTCCTGTTGGCGAGTTCAAATCGAAATTAGCTTTTTTTCTTAAAGAAATTCAGAACAAAGGAAATACTTTAGTAATTACGCAAAACGGTAGACCGGCAGGAGTTTTATTATCTCCTGCCGAGTTTGATGAGCTCAGGAAGACTAAAGAATTTATCGAATCTGTTGCCCGTGGATTATCTGATGCTGAGAAAGGTGATGTTATATCCAGTACTGAGCTAAAAGCTTTAATCAGAAAATAG
- a CDS encoding type II toxin-antitoxin system RelE/ParE family toxin, giving the protein MKVYWTKEAVERLNEIKLFIMKDNPIAAEKLIDKLITLAESLSKNPERGRIVPEFSIKVIRELLYKNYRIVYLLKKRRIEILTVFEGHRLIHKEEINNIKIS; this is encoded by the coding sequence ATGAAAGTTTATTGGACAAAAGAAGCAGTAGAGCGATTAAATGAAATCAAATTATTTATTATGAAAGATAATCCTATCGCTGCGGAAAAATTAATTGATAAGCTTATTACTCTTGCTGAAAGTTTGTCCAAAAATCCTGAAAGAGGACGAATAGTTCCTGAGTTTTCAATTAAAGTTATCAGAGAATTATTATATAAAAATTACAGAATTGTTTATTTGTTAAAAAAGAGAAGAATAGAAATACTTACAGTATTCGAAGGTCATCGTTTAATTCATAAGGAAGAAATAAATAATATAAAAATTTCTTAA
- a CDS encoding HAMP domain-containing sensor histidine kinase, with the protein MIKLIPDWAVHDEEFWLSIRRRNLWFIKLRYATVVILALFMVSYKFFLSIELSDDQISSLQYCTAFILLYNITLHYIRKFLKHESESFNPLHLSIVQMILDLSMLLILIYYSGGVESPLIFFLIFHMIVGSLILPGIIVYSFAFAVLFVFWGITVGEYYGLFDHQHIKGFIPFHLHQDFNYVLSVNIVFAMVILITVVLTNNIARQLYQKEQQLYSYIDKLNQAEKEKTKYILGVVHEIKTPLNAMHSYLDLVLQKFLGPLDEAVEEKLKRAKKRSDEALEMINTVLKVSQMKLMDQVNEEEFEMIDLLKSAIRRHSQFAESKSVEIKLIDERKEYCKIKGDQFLILIAFSNLLGNAIKYNYENGKVEVKLYNKDKTCFVEFCDNGPGIPKDEQEKIFQDFFRASNIRKMVTEGAGLGLSFVKEIIEKHHGTIKLQSPSRLQETGKPGACFIVSLPCV; encoded by the coding sequence ATGATTAAACTTATTCCTGATTGGGCTGTTCACGATGAAGAGTTCTGGCTGTCGATAAGACGGCGGAATCTCTGGTTCATAAAACTGCGTTATGCTACGGTGGTGATTCTTGCTTTGTTTATGGTCTCTTATAAATTTTTTCTTTCAATTGAACTAAGCGATGATCAGATTTCTTCTCTTCAATATTGTACTGCATTCATTCTTTTATATAATATCACACTTCATTATATAAGAAAATTTCTCAAACACGAATCAGAATCATTCAATCCGCTTCATCTTTCCATCGTACAGATGATACTTGATTTGTCAATGCTTCTGATACTCATTTATTACTCGGGTGGAGTTGAGTCCCCGCTAATTTTCTTCCTGATATTTCATATGATAGTTGGAAGTCTGATTCTTCCCGGCATAATTGTTTATTCATTTGCATTTGCTGTTCTTTTCGTTTTTTGGGGAATTACAGTTGGTGAGTATTATGGATTATTTGACCATCAACATATCAAGGGGTTTATTCCTTTTCACTTACATCAGGATTTTAATTATGTGTTATCTGTGAACATAGTTTTTGCTATGGTTATTCTGATAACAGTTGTGCTTACAAATAATATTGCGCGACAGCTTTATCAGAAGGAACAACAGCTTTATTCTTACATTGATAAACTAAATCAGGCAGAAAAAGAAAAGACAAAATACATTCTTGGTGTTGTGCACGAAATTAAAACTCCGCTTAATGCAATGCATTCTTATCTTGATTTGGTTTTACAAAAATTTCTCGGACCTTTAGATGAAGCTGTTGAAGAAAAACTGAAACGCGCAAAGAAAAGATCAGACGAAGCTTTGGAAATGATTAACACTGTTCTGAAAGTTTCTCAGATGAAACTTATGGATCAGGTTAATGAAGAAGAGTTTGAAATGATAGATTTATTAAAATCTGCAATCCGGAGACATTCACAATTTGCAGAGTCAAAATCAGTTGAGATAAAGCTTATTGATGAAAGAAAAGAATACTGTAAAATAAAGGGAGATCAGTTTCTGATTCTTATTGCATTTTCAAATCTTCTTGGCAATGCAATTAAGTACAATTATGAAAACGGAAAAGTTGAAGTAAAACTTTATAATAAAGATAAAACCTGCTTCGTTGAATTCTGTGACAATGGTCCGGGCATTCCAAAGGATGAGCAGGAAAAAATTTTTCAGGATTTCTTCCGTGCAAGCAATATTAGAAAAATGGTTACCGAAGGAGCCGGACTTGGTTTGTCATTTGTTAAAGAGATAATTGAAAAACATCACGGCACAATTAAACTGCAAAGCCCATCACGGCTCCAGGAAACGGGAAAACCCGGCGCTTGTTTTATTGTTTCGTTGCCTTGCGTGTAA